A window from Ramlibacter pinisoli encodes these proteins:
- a CDS encoding hemerythrin domain-containing protein translates to MPTARTGKDACDLLDADHRAVKKLFKEFEELTGSRARNAGQKKMDLAQQICMELTVHAQVEEEIFYPALRAALKDTDLLDEAEVEHQTAKDLIAQIESATEPDEKFEAKVKVLGEYIDHHVKEERNEMFPKARAARKLDLVSMRDELEARKEELMSELGAEA, encoded by the coding sequence ATGCCCACCGCCCGAACCGGCAAGGACGCGTGCGACCTGCTCGACGCAGACCACCGCGCCGTCAAGAAACTGTTCAAGGAATTCGAGGAACTGACGGGCTCGCGTGCTCGCAACGCCGGCCAAAAGAAGATGGACCTGGCCCAGCAGATCTGCATGGAGCTGACCGTCCACGCACAGGTCGAGGAAGAGATCTTCTACCCGGCCCTGCGCGCGGCCCTCAAGGACACCGACCTGCTCGACGAGGCCGAGGTCGAGCACCAGACCGCCAAGGACCTCATCGCCCAGATCGAGTCGGCAACGGAGCCCGACGAGAAGTTCGAGGCCAAGGTCAAGGTGCTGGGCGAGTACATCGACCACCACGTCAAGGAAGAGCGCAACGAGATGTTCCCCAAGGCCCGCGCTGCCCGGAAGCTCGACCTGGTCTCGATGCGCGACGAGCTCGAGGCCCGGAAGGAAGAGCTGATGTCCGAGCTGGGCGCCGAAGCCTGA
- a CDS encoding GNAT family N-acetyltransferase: protein MLLDVAAIERATLQAVPPQRLITLDGWLVGLDDGTVGRVHSAVPTRHAPDVGDALQSVLSSFRDAGRQPVLRIPRTAAFDAIRARVGEAGLQARKPTLTMAGPVAGLMGLPETAPVEITDGPDGDWAGVFLGPGFDPVDGASRLAILRRGRANVFAGVRVAGDLVAVGSACFAEGWCGVHGMRTVPAARGRGWAGAILASFGRQAHQRGVESVFLQVEQVNVSAQALYRRAGLQDAFLYDYWSR from the coding sequence ATGCTCCTGGATGTCGCCGCCATCGAACGCGCCACCCTGCAGGCCGTGCCGCCGCAACGACTCATCACGCTCGACGGCTGGCTGGTCGGCCTGGACGATGGCACCGTCGGCCGCGTGCACAGCGCCGTGCCGACGCGGCACGCGCCGGATGTCGGCGATGCGCTGCAGTCTGTGCTCTCCAGCTTTCGCGATGCCGGCCGCCAGCCGGTCCTGCGCATTCCGCGCACCGCTGCGTTCGACGCGATCCGCGCGCGCGTGGGCGAGGCCGGCTTGCAGGCGCGCAAGCCCACGCTCACCATGGCCGGCCCCGTCGCGGGACTCATGGGCCTGCCGGAGACCGCACCGGTCGAGATCACGGATGGGCCGGATGGCGATTGGGCCGGCGTCTTTCTCGGGCCGGGCTTCGATCCGGTCGATGGGGCCAGCCGGCTCGCCATCCTGCGCCGCGGCCGCGCCAACGTCTTTGCCGGCGTTCGAGTCGCGGGAGATCTGGTCGCGGTGGGGTCCGCATGCTTCGCCGAAGGCTGGTGCGGCGTGCATGGCATGCGCACCGTCCCCGCCGCGCGCGGCCGCGGCTGGGCCGGCGCGATCCTCGCCTCCTTCGGCCGGCAGGCGCACCAGCGCGGCGTGGAGTCCGTCTTCCTGCAGGTCGAGCAGGTCAACGTCTCGGCCCAGGCGCTCTACCGCCGCGCCGGGCTGCAGGACGCCTTCCTCTACGACTACTGGAGCCGTTGA
- a CDS encoding FtsX-like permease family protein has product MLALLRTYSWQELRRQPWRGAAAMAAVMLGVALALAVHLINASALSEFSAAVRSVNGQPDLELRATRGGFDEALFGRVATDPQVELASPVLEFATNAFGRAGARVGLRVVGLDPLVAASLAPALLPQSARDADRMAMFAPATVFLNPAARDVLAGERLQLQAGLQLREVQVAGHVTAAGAPLAVMDIAAAQDLFGRGGELSRIDVKLRAGADRDAFVQALALPPGVVAATPGDATQRVSNLSRAYRVNLTVLALVALFTGAFLVFSVLSLSVARRSQQFALLGVLGLDARRRRQLVLAESALLGLAGSAAGVALGALLAQLALRLLGGDLGGGYFEGVAPRLQWSTPSAVGYGALGVVAAMVGGWFPARSAERLPLAQSLKGLRASTPHGGHRWIGLALLVLAGGLALLPPVAGLPLAAYLAIGLLLVGGITALPPVVGVLYDRLAPAVAHRLLPLLAVERARRVRETAAVAVSGVVAALSLAVALTVMVASFRDSVTRWLDVVLPADLYVRTATSTSAGETAFLEPGLVRAAAALPGVARVATQRVRPLQPDARRPSVALLARAIGEPSRGMPLVGALAPVAPGQVPVYVSEAMVDLYGARLGQPLPLLDAALGLPAAAASRFTVAGVWRDYVRQSGALLLEQADYERLTGDRRANDLVVWLTPGADPARVQEALRRAAGPAGALLEFASARDIRATSLRIFDRSFAVTYWLQAVAIGIGLFGVAASFSAQVLARRKEFGLLAHLGLTRRQILAVVAGEGAAWTLVGALAGLALGLAVAVVLVHVVNPQSFHWTMDLLVPWLRLLALCLAVVAAGTLTAWLAGRAAAGRDAVLAVKEDW; this is encoded by the coding sequence ATGCTTGCCCTGCTGCGCACCTACTCCTGGCAGGAGCTGCGCCGCCAGCCCTGGCGCGGTGCCGCGGCGATGGCGGCCGTGATGCTCGGCGTGGCACTGGCGCTGGCCGTGCACCTGATCAACGCATCGGCGCTGAGCGAGTTCTCGGCCGCCGTGCGCTCGGTCAACGGCCAGCCCGACCTGGAGCTGCGCGCCACCCGGGGCGGTTTCGACGAAGCGCTGTTCGGCCGCGTCGCGACCGATCCGCAGGTCGAGCTGGCCAGCCCGGTGCTGGAATTCGCGACCAACGCCTTCGGTCGCGCCGGCGCGCGCGTCGGCCTGCGCGTGGTCGGCCTCGACCCGCTGGTGGCCGCCTCGCTCGCGCCCGCGCTCCTGCCCCAGTCGGCGCGCGACGCCGACCGGATGGCCATGTTCGCGCCGGCCACGGTGTTCCTCAACCCGGCCGCCCGCGACGTACTCGCGGGCGAGCGCCTGCAGCTGCAGGCCGGGCTGCAGTTGCGCGAGGTGCAGGTGGCCGGCCACGTGACCGCCGCCGGCGCGCCGCTCGCGGTGATGGACATCGCCGCCGCCCAGGACCTGTTCGGCCGCGGCGGCGAGCTCTCGCGCATCGACGTCAAGCTGCGCGCGGGCGCCGACCGCGACGCCTTCGTGCAGGCGCTGGCGCTGCCGCCGGGCGTGGTCGCCGCCACCCCGGGTGACGCGACCCAGCGCGTGAGCAACCTGTCGCGTGCCTACCGGGTCAACCTCACGGTGCTGGCGCTGGTGGCCCTTTTCACCGGAGCCTTCCTGGTGTTCTCGGTGCTGTCGCTCAGCGTGGCCCGGCGGTCGCAGCAGTTCGCGCTGCTGGGCGTGCTGGGGCTGGACGCGCGCCGGCGCCGCCAGCTGGTGCTGGCCGAATCGGCGCTGCTCGGGCTGGCCGGCAGCGCCGCCGGGGTCGCGCTCGGCGCCCTGCTGGCACAACTCGCGCTGCGGCTGCTGGGCGGCGACCTGGGCGGCGGCTACTTCGAAGGCGTGGCGCCGCGCCTGCAGTGGAGCACCCCGTCCGCGGTCGGCTACGGTGCGCTCGGTGTGGTGGCCGCGATGGTCGGCGGCTGGTTCCCGGCCCGCAGCGCCGAGCGGCTGCCGCTCGCCCAGTCGCTCAAGGGCCTGCGCGCCAGCACACCGCACGGCGGTCACCGCTGGATCGGCCTCGCGCTGCTGGTGCTCGCGGGTGGCCTGGCCTTGCTGCCGCCGGTCGCCGGCCTGCCGCTGGCAGCCTATCTCGCCATCGGCCTGCTGCTGGTCGGCGGCATCACCGCCCTGCCGCCCGTCGTCGGCGTGCTCTACGACCGGCTGGCGCCGGCCGTCGCCCACCGGCTGCTGCCGCTGCTGGCCGTCGAACGGGCCCGCCGCGTGCGCGAGACCGCGGCGGTGGCCGTGAGCGGCGTGGTCGCGGCGCTCAGCCTGGCCGTCGCACTCACGGTGATGGTGGCGAGCTTTCGCGATTCGGTCACGCGCTGGCTGGACGTGGTGCTGCCCGCCGACCTCTACGTGCGCACGGCCACCAGCACCTCCGCCGGCGAGACCGCGTTCCTGGAGCCGGGGCTGGTGCGGGCCGCAGCCGCCCTGCCCGGCGTCGCGCGCGTCGCCACCCAGCGCGTGCGCCCCCTGCAGCCCGATGCACGGCGGCCCAGCGTGGCGCTGCTCGCGCGCGCCATCGGCGAGCCGTCGCGCGGCATGCCGCTGGTGGGCGCGCTGGCACCGGTGGCGCCCGGGCAGGTGCCGGTGTACGTGAGCGAGGCGATGGTCGACCTGTACGGCGCCCGCCTCGGCCAGCCACTGCCACTGCTGGACGCGGCGCTCGGACTGCCGGCCGCGGCCGCCAGCCGCTTCACGGTCGCCGGGGTCTGGCGCGACTACGTCCGCCAGAGCGGCGCGCTGCTGCTGGAGCAGGCCGACTACGAGCGCCTCACCGGCGACCGGCGGGCCAACGACCTGGTCGTCTGGCTGACGCCGGGCGCCGATCCGGCGCGCGTCCAGGAGGCGCTGCGGCGCGCCGCGGGACCGGCCGGCGCGCTGCTGGAGTTCGCGTCGGCACGTGACATCCGCGCCACGTCGCTGCGCATCTTCGACCGCAGCTTCGCCGTCACCTACTGGCTGCAGGCGGTGGCGATCGGCATCGGGCTGTTCGGCGTCGCGGCCAGCTTCAGCGCCCAGGTGCTGGCCCGGCGCAAGGAGTTCGGCCTGCTCGCCCACCTGGGCCTCACGCGGCGCCAGATCCTGGCCGTGGTGGCCGGCGAAGGCGCGGCCTGGACGCTGGTGGGCGCGCTGGCCGGCCTGGCGCTCGGACTGGCGGTGGCCGTGGTGCTGGTGCACGTGGTCAATCCGCAGAGCTTCCACTGGACCATGGACCTGCTGGTGCCCTGGCTGCGGCTGCTCGCCCTGTGCCTGGCGGTGGTCGCCGCGGGAACGCTCACCGCCTGGCTGGCGGGCCGGGCGGCCGCCGGCCGCGACGCCGTCCTGGCGGTGAAGGAGGACTGGTGA
- a CDS encoding lipocalin-like domain-containing protein: MARAHALPERALQFPRDFGAHPDLRTEWWYITGFAAAGGRDFGYQLTFFRTRIDGTQGLQSAFAARQLVFAHAALTDVQGRRLWHDQRIAREGFGVARAGSADTSVRLRDWELTRAADGRYTARLPGPDFSLDLRFAPTQPMLLQGQAGLSRKGPSPDQASYYYSEPQLAASGTVTLQGRRFAVQGKGWLDHEWSEALLHPDAVGWDWIGMNLDDGSALTAFQLRRKNGSPLWDGGSFRSPGGSTYIASPGETQFRPQRRWTSPLSGATYPVEWMVRTPADFYTVRALVDGQELDSRASTGAIYWEGLSELVDSNGRRVGRGYLEMTGYAQRLRL, encoded by the coding sequence ATGGCCCGGGCCCACGCGCTGCCCGAGCGGGCGCTGCAGTTCCCGCGCGACTTCGGCGCCCATCCCGACCTGCGCACCGAGTGGTGGTACATCACCGGCTTCGCCGCCGCCGGCGGGCGCGACTTCGGCTATCAGCTCACCTTCTTCCGCACCCGCATCGACGGCACGCAAGGCCTGCAGTCCGCCTTCGCGGCCCGGCAGCTGGTGTTCGCCCATGCGGCGCTCACCGATGTCCAGGGCCGGCGCCTGTGGCACGACCAGCGCATCGCCCGCGAGGGCTTCGGCGTGGCCCGGGCGGGCAGTGCCGACACCAGCGTGCGGCTGCGCGACTGGGAGCTCACGCGCGCCGCCGACGGCCGCTACACCGCGCGGCTGCCCGGCCCGGACTTCTCGCTCGACCTGCGGTTCGCGCCCACCCAGCCCATGCTGCTGCAGGGGCAGGCCGGCCTGTCACGCAAGGGCCCCTCGCCCGACCAGGCCAGTTACTACTACAGCGAGCCGCAGCTGGCGGCCAGCGGCACCGTGACGCTGCAGGGACGGCGTTTCGCGGTGCAGGGCAAGGGCTGGCTGGATCACGAATGGAGCGAGGCGCTGCTGCACCCCGACGCCGTGGGCTGGGACTGGATCGGCATGAACCTGGACGACGGCAGCGCCCTCACCGCCTTCCAGCTGCGGCGCAAGAACGGCTCGCCGCTGTGGGACGGCGGGTCGTTCCGCTCCCCGGGCGGCAGCACCTACATCGCCAGCCCGGGCGAGACGCAGTTCCGGCCGCAGCGGCGCTGGACCAGCCCGCTGTCCGGGGCCACCTATCCGGTCGAGTGGATGGTGCGCACGCCGGCTGACTTCTACACGGTGCGCGCGCTGGTCGACGGCCAGGAACTGGACAGCCGCGCGTCGACCGGCGCGATCTACTGGGAAGGCCTGTCCGAGCTGGTGGACAGCAACGGGCGCCGCGTCGGCCGCGGCTACCTGGAGATGACCGGCTACGCCCAGCGGCTGCGGCTGTAG
- a CDS encoding DHA2 family efflux MFS transporter permease subunit: protein MAGAAGAPLAHPPLEGAARLWGTVALSAATFMNVLDTSIANVSLPAIAGDLGVSPNQGTWVITSFAVANAIAVPLTGWLSQRFGQVRLFVASVLLFVAASWLCGLAPNMTMLIAFRALQGFVAGPMIPLSQSLLLASYPRALAGLAMAMWAMTTLVAPVLGPLLGGWITDNINWPWIFYINIPVGLVAATASWGIYRQRESVTRQLPIDKVGLALLVVWIAALQMVLDLGKENDWFHSPLIVALTVVAVVGFAFFLVWELTDEHPVVELRLFARRNFWAGTLSVSIAYGLFFGNVVLLPLWLQQFMGYTATDAGMVMAPVGLLAIVLSPLVGKTVAKVDPRRYATFAFIVFALVLWMRSHFNTSADFRTILVPTIIQGVAMAFFFIPLSTITLSGLTPDRMPAASGLTNFVRITAGAMGTSIATTLWESRAALHHTHLAEAVNPSNSAVQAALGGLQAGGLSAEQALAQVNRLADQQAFTMAATDLFWISAALFLALIPLVWLTRRPQGAGAGADAAAGAH from the coding sequence ATGGCCGGGGCCGCCGGAGCGCCGCTCGCGCACCCGCCGCTGGAGGGCGCCGCCCGCCTGTGGGGCACGGTGGCGCTGTCGGCGGCGACGTTCATGAACGTGCTGGACACGTCGATCGCCAACGTGTCGTTGCCGGCCATCGCCGGCGACCTGGGCGTGAGCCCGAACCAGGGCACCTGGGTCATCACCAGCTTCGCCGTCGCCAACGCGATCGCCGTGCCGCTCACCGGCTGGCTGTCACAGCGGTTCGGCCAGGTGCGGCTGTTCGTCGCCAGCGTGCTGCTGTTCGTCGCCGCCTCGTGGCTCTGCGGCCTGGCGCCGAACATGACCATGCTGATCGCCTTCCGCGCCCTGCAGGGCTTCGTGGCCGGGCCCATGATCCCGCTGTCGCAGTCGCTGCTGCTGGCCAGCTATCCGCGCGCGCTGGCCGGGCTGGCGATGGCCATGTGGGCCATGACCACGCTGGTGGCGCCGGTGCTGGGGCCGCTGCTCGGGGGCTGGATCACGGACAACATCAACTGGCCGTGGATCTTCTACATCAACATCCCGGTCGGCCTGGTGGCCGCGACGGCGTCCTGGGGCATCTACCGCCAACGCGAGAGCGTGACCCGGCAGCTGCCGATCGACAAGGTCGGCCTGGCGCTGCTGGTGGTGTGGATCGCCGCGCTGCAGATGGTGCTGGACCTGGGCAAGGAGAACGACTGGTTCCACTCGCCGCTGATCGTGGCGCTGACCGTGGTGGCGGTGGTGGGCTTCGCGTTCTTCCTGGTCTGGGAACTCACGGATGAGCACCCGGTGGTGGAGCTGCGCCTGTTCGCGCGGCGCAACTTCTGGGCCGGCACGCTGTCGGTGTCGATCGCCTACGGGCTGTTCTTCGGCAACGTGGTGCTGCTGCCGCTGTGGCTGCAGCAGTTCATGGGCTACACCGCCACCGACGCCGGCATGGTCATGGCGCCGGTGGGCCTGCTGGCGATCGTGCTGTCGCCGCTGGTCGGCAAGACGGTGGCCAAGGTCGACCCGCGCCGCTATGCAACTTTCGCCTTCATCGTGTTCGCGCTGGTGCTGTGGATGCGGTCCCACTTCAACACTTCGGCCGATTTCCGCACCATCCTGGTCCCGACCATCATCCAGGGCGTGGCCATGGCGTTCTTCTTCATCCCGCTGTCGACCATCACCCTGTCAGGATTGACACCCGACCGCATGCCGGCCGCCTCGGGCCTCACCAATTTCGTGCGCATCACGGCCGGCGCGATGGGCACCTCGATCGCGACCACGCTCTGGGAAAGCCGGGCGGCGCTGCACCACACGCACCTGGCCGAGGCAGTCAACCCGTCCAACTCCGCCGTGCAGGCGGCGCTGGGCGGGCTGCAGGCGGGCGGCCTGTCGGCCGAGCAGGCGCTGGCGCAGGTGAACCGGCTCGCGGACCAGCAGGCCTTCACCATGGCCGCGACCGACCTGTTCTGGATCTCGGCGGCGCTGTTCCTGGCGCTCATCCCGCTGGTCTGGCTGACGCGCAGGCCGCAGGGCGCCGGCGCCGGGGCGGATGCAGCGGCCGGTGCCCACTAA
- a CDS encoding efflux RND transporter periplasmic adaptor subunit codes for MTDIQQTEAAQAARKSTRRKGLAVLGAAVAVGGLGWGGYEYLVASHYESTDNAYVQGNVVQITPQIGGTVLAIHADDTDFVKAGQPLVRLDPADVAVALQQAEANLAQTVRQVRTLYANNGALAAQVDLRQADIAKAQADVQRANDDLNRRMALTGNGAVSKEELNHAQTQLANARSALAAAQAAVVAAREQLASNRAQTDGTSVEQHPSVLSAAAKVREAWLASQRAALPAPVDGYVAKRTVQLGQRVAAGTPLMAIVPLQQVWVDANFKEVQLRRIRIGQPVTLVADVYGKKVEYRGKVEGLGVGTGSAFALLPAQNATGNWIKVVQRVPVRIALEPGQVAKNPLRVGLSMDARVDVTQQDGKSLADAPRASATVQTAVFESQDAGAEADVRRIIAGNLGRGGSASVAAQAPAQHVAAGAAAAGTGSH; via the coding sequence ATGACCGACATCCAACAAACCGAAGCGGCGCAGGCCGCGCGCAAGTCCACCCGCCGCAAGGGCCTGGCCGTCCTGGGCGCCGCCGTGGCCGTCGGCGGCCTCGGCTGGGGCGGCTACGAATACCTCGTCGCCAGCCACTACGAGTCGACCGACAACGCCTACGTGCAGGGCAACGTGGTGCAGATCACACCGCAGATCGGCGGCACCGTGCTGGCGATCCACGCCGACGACACCGACTTCGTGAAGGCCGGCCAGCCGCTGGTGCGCCTGGACCCGGCCGACGTGGCCGTGGCGCTGCAGCAGGCCGAGGCCAACCTGGCCCAGACCGTGCGCCAGGTGCGCACGCTGTACGCCAACAACGGCGCGCTGGCGGCCCAGGTCGACCTGCGCCAGGCCGACATCGCCAAGGCCCAGGCGGACGTGCAGCGCGCCAACGACGACCTGAACCGCCGCATGGCGCTGACCGGCAACGGGGCGGTGTCCAAGGAAGAGCTGAACCATGCGCAGACGCAGCTGGCCAACGCCAGGAGCGCACTGGCCGCGGCGCAGGCCGCCGTGGTGGCCGCACGCGAGCAGCTCGCCAGCAACCGGGCCCAGACCGACGGCACCAGTGTCGAGCAGCATCCCAGCGTGCTGTCCGCCGCCGCCAAGGTGCGCGAGGCCTGGCTGGCGTCGCAACGCGCGGCCCTGCCGGCGCCGGTGGACGGCTATGTCGCCAAGCGCACCGTGCAGCTCGGCCAGCGGGTGGCCGCCGGCACGCCGCTGATGGCCATCGTGCCGCTGCAGCAGGTCTGGGTGGATGCCAACTTCAAGGAAGTGCAGCTGCGCAGGATCCGCATCGGCCAGCCGGTCACGCTGGTCGCCGACGTCTACGGCAAGAAGGTCGAGTACCGCGGCAAGGTCGAAGGCCTGGGCGTGGGCACCGGCTCGGCGTTCGCGCTGCTGCCGGCCCAGAATGCCACCGGCAACTGGATCAAGGTGGTGCAGCGGGTGCCGGTGCGCATTGCGCTGGAGCCCGGGCAGGTGGCGAAGAATCCGCTGCGCGTGGGCCTGTCGATGGACGCCAGGGTCGACGTGACCCAGCAGGACGGCAAGTCGCTGGCCGACGCGCCGCGTGCCTCGGCCACGGTGCAGACCGCGGTGTTCGAGTCGCAGGACGCGGGGGCCGAGGCCGACGTGCGCCGCATCATCGCCGGCAACCTCGGCCGGGGCGGCTCCGCCAGCGTGGCGGCACAGGCGCCGGCGCAGCACGTTGCCGCCGGCGCCGCCGCGGCGGGCACCGGGAGCCACTGA
- a CDS encoding efflux transporter outer membrane subunit — translation MTTAKVPGRWAATMAAVLLAGCASTGGIEPQARLRRPESLGLPAATATAVPAPVAPQWWAGFGDTQLDRLVAQALADNPNLKVAQARLARAQSVLEGAHAATQPQVDASLDLKRQLFTENGLFPPPLAGSVRNTGTLQLGASWELDFFGKYSQALEAALGASRAAQADVGAAHTLLAAQVARGYFQLERLNDQLDVARRTLAQREEFLRLVRDRVRAGLDTTLEERQGEAAIPDARQQIEALEEQVQLTRNALAALVGQPQLQLEPRLLADARPVPLPATIPADLLARRADITAARWRVEAASHDVESAKASFYPNVNLSAFVGLSSVGLGRLVDMGSQQWGVGPAVHLPIFDAGRLRANLGGRTADLDLAVESYNGAVLDAVRDVADQLASAQSIERQQAQQREGQVAAEGAYDIALQRYRAGLGTYLNVLSAETAVLAQRRLAVDLAARALDTQVQLMRALGGGFQPDPESLRLASQK, via the coding sequence ATGACGACCGCCAAGGTGCCGGGCCGCTGGGCCGCCACCATGGCCGCCGTGCTGCTGGCCGGTTGCGCCAGCACCGGCGGCATCGAACCGCAGGCCAGGCTGCGCCGCCCCGAGTCGCTGGGCCTGCCGGCCGCGACGGCTACCGCCGTGCCGGCCCCGGTCGCGCCGCAGTGGTGGGCCGGCTTCGGCGACACCCAGCTCGATCGGCTGGTGGCGCAGGCCCTGGCCGACAACCCCAACCTGAAGGTCGCCCAAGCGCGGCTGGCCCGCGCGCAGTCCGTGCTGGAAGGCGCCCATGCGGCCACCCAGCCGCAGGTGGACGCCTCGCTCGACCTCAAGCGCCAGCTGTTCACCGAGAACGGCCTCTTCCCGCCGCCGCTGGCCGGCTCGGTCCGCAACACGGGCACGCTGCAGCTGGGCGCCAGCTGGGAGCTCGACTTCTTCGGCAAGTACAGCCAGGCGCTGGAAGCGGCGCTGGGCGCCTCGCGCGCCGCGCAGGCGGACGTCGGCGCCGCCCACACGCTGCTCGCGGCCCAGGTCGCGCGCGGCTACTTCCAGCTGGAGCGGCTGAACGACCAGCTGGACGTGGCGCGGCGCACGCTCGCCCAGCGCGAGGAATTCCTGCGGCTGGTGCGCGACCGCGTGCGGGCCGGCCTGGACACCACGCTCGAAGAGCGCCAGGGCGAAGCCGCGATCCCGGACGCCCGCCAGCAGATCGAGGCGCTGGAGGAGCAGGTGCAGCTGACGCGCAACGCGCTCGCCGCCCTGGTCGGCCAGCCGCAGCTGCAGCTGGAACCGCGCCTGCTGGCCGACGCCCGTCCGGTGCCGCTGCCGGCCACCATCCCGGCCGACCTGCTGGCGCGCCGGGCCGACATCACGGCGGCGCGCTGGCGGGTCGAGGCGGCCAGCCACGACGTGGAAAGCGCCAAGGCCTCGTTCTATCCCAACGTCAACCTGTCGGCCTTCGTCGGCCTGTCGAGCGTGGGCCTGGGCCGGCTGGTCGACATGGGCAGCCAGCAATGGGGCGTGGGCCCCGCCGTGCACCTGCCGATCTTCGACGCCGGCCGGCTGCGCGCCAACCTGGGCGGCAGGACGGCCGACCTCGACCTGGCGGTCGAGAGCTACAACGGCGCGGTGCTCGATGCGGTGCGCGACGTCGCCGACCAGCTCGCCTCGGCCCAGTCCATCGAGCGCCAGCAGGCGCAGCAGCGCGAGGGGCAGGTGGCGGCCGAGGGCGCCTACGACATCGCGCTGCAGCGGTACCGTGCCGGCCTGGGCACCTACCTGAACGTGCTGTCCGCCGAAACCGCCGTGCTCGCCCAGCGCCGGCTGGCGGTCGACCTCGCCGCCCGCGCCCTCGACACCCAGGTGCAGCTGATGCGCGCGCTCGGCGGCGGCTTCCAGCCCGACCCCGAGAGCCTGCGGCTCGCCTCCCAGAAGTGA
- a CDS encoding MarR family winged helix-turn-helix transcriptional regulator, with protein METTKPSSRRAAKAAAGAETEFYSPDDYRSDDSVAYLMRRLITVFASEVQQELDPRGLTNAQWVPMYKLHLGHGSTAAELARECQLDAGAMTRTLDRLEAKGLLRRVRSSQDRRVVNLELTDQGREASGHIPQALCKVLNAHLRGFSHDEVELLRSMLQRMLDNGIGCQKDRENT; from the coding sequence ATGGAAACCACCAAGCCCAGCTCCCGGCGCGCCGCCAAGGCCGCGGCGGGCGCGGAGACCGAGTTCTACAGCCCGGACGACTACCGGTCGGACGACAGCGTGGCCTACCTCATGCGGCGGCTGATCACGGTCTTCGCGTCGGAGGTGCAGCAGGAGCTCGATCCGCGCGGGCTGACGAACGCGCAATGGGTGCCGATGTACAAGCTGCACCTGGGCCACGGCAGCACCGCGGCCGAACTGGCGCGCGAATGCCAGCTCGATGCCGGCGCCATGACCCGCACGCTCGACCGCCTGGAGGCCAAGGGCCTGCTGCGCCGCGTGCGCTCGTCGCAGGACCGGCGGGTGGTGAACCTCGAGCTCACCGACCAGGGCCGCGAGGCCTCCGGCCACATTCCGCAAGCCCTGTGCAAGGTGCTCAACGCCCACCTGCGTGGCTTCAGCCACGACGAGGTGGAACTGCTCAGGTCGATGCTGCAGCGCATGCTGGACAACGGCATCGGCTGCCAGAAAGACAGGGAGAACACATGA